One segment of Ignavibacteriales bacterium DNA contains the following:
- a CDS encoding bifunctional 4-hydroxy-2-oxoglutarate aldolase/2-dehydro-3-deoxy-phosphogluconate aldolase has protein sequence MNKKQILDEIFKRKAVAVLRVKEEDKLKKVIQAISDGGVSIVEITMTVPNAIKLIEKMSQELDENIIVGVGSVLDKQTAEDAIKAGAKYVVSPILKKEIIEMAQKYDVPVMPGCFTPSEIYSAFEMGADIAKVFPADVVGMPFFKAILAPMPHLKLMPTGGVTLTNAGDWLKVGACAVGIGSALLDDKAIKEENYLKLTENAKTIMNSINSVNKN, from the coding sequence ATGAATAAAAAACAAATACTTGATGAAATATTTAAACGTAAAGCTGTTGCTGTTTTAAGAGTAAAAGAGGAGGACAAGCTTAAGAAAGTAATTCAAGCGATTTCTGATGGCGGAGTATCAATTGTTGAAATAACAATGACGGTTCCAAACGCAATTAAATTGATTGAAAAAATGTCTCAGGAATTAGATGAGAATATTATCGTTGGAGTTGGCTCAGTATTAGATAAACAAACTGCCGAAGATGCAATAAAAGCTGGAGCCAAATATGTTGTTAGTCCAATCCTAAAAAAAGAAATTATTGAGATGGCGCAAAAGTATGATGTTCCAGTTATGCCTGGTTGTTTTACTCCGAGTGAAATTTATTCAGCTTTTGAGATGGGTGCAGATATAGCAAAAGTTTTTCCTGCTGATGTAGTTGGGATGCCTTTTTTCAAAGCTATTTTAGCACCAATGCCTCATCTTAAACTAATGCCGACTGGAGGTGTTACGTTAACTAATGCTGGCGATTGGCTGAAAGTAGGTGCTTGTGCAGTTGGAATTGGTTCTGCTTTGCTTGATGATAAAGCGATTAAAGAAGAAAATTATTTGAAGCTTACTGAAAATGCTAAAACAATTATGAACAGTATCAATTCAGTAAATAAAAATTAG